A genomic stretch from Microplitis mediator isolate UGA2020A chromosome 10, iyMicMedi2.1, whole genome shotgun sequence includes:
- the LOC130675720 gene encoding integrin alpha-4-like isoform X1: protein MPVTKNQLVRVSKLSIIIFINLLLTSDGYNLNTDEAVVFKDPFKRPREHGSYFGYSVALFSDGYIENSAVIVGAPRANVSSMHEKEPGSVFKCTLDGRCREWMLENSRNGGVPGIYGHQIRDYSWLGASISVENSTRPRVVVCAPGWKIKLATEVFMNGLCYYSLIDSPESFDRGSDRWIMPLTDHYLQTQKTKTGQVVYRYGMGQLGMSVHDFNQNGHWNIMLGSPGAFHWLGTPVLVSEAVPGALLQSVVPDYDNLDYGYFGYSVTSGYYFGQSKRYFAAGAPRSDDTKGRVFIFLYGGDKRNLIFKNTLSGTQLGEYFGSALTSCDIDNNGDDELIVGAPLWTKTGDEGRVYIFTNKYNTYMELSSWIDGKVEDARFGLSVMCLGDIDNDGYKDIAVGAPYENDHGAVYIFNGQQQGLSKTWSQKITGDQFPDQLQGFGFSISEPRDVDANGYPDFAVGAFKSSHAVLFRARSVINLNIEVTYDDDNKLQSDTKSFFIRVCCFYEGVYAPEFIKTIRRLTVDPTEGRAYLTTTQKTNGSYNSFDKLPRGEIVCERFHILLMHHLKNVLDPIEITASVSLEPPQYDHQNPLTQKNFCYNCPVINELRSKTEDILNLPFAVDCGPDNICYSNITLDVTTNLADNRYIIGTQKTINISINAINFGEKAYQAQVNLILPSFITLASVPLNCIENTHDMGEIVTCDIGNPLKDKQLVLLEIDVSQVNSDKKQTDLLINVITQSENINKDNSSVSLKIFFDVDVDIAVAGKAQEDLYSFFNGTESTSDIIRFEHVYEVRKFGATSIEQSVLKVLIPTHLIIDEKNTLEIATINRTELSLPKTMINTYNSFCSEGIVENRTGLGNNNSIENVITKDNLLNILTEDRTFYINCSNPSIICTSFYCVLQTPLNSSTIAEVTFTLDLKLKNFDGNILDGKDVIYFVSNGHANITLPADIIQINDDKSDYVGIGTTFVGSPIAKPVAVWIIALSVVLGIILLIILTIILVRVGFFNRKKKEELEALKADDRPEPSLEVNSSMEVLDVN, encoded by the exons ATGCCAGTCACTAAAAATCAACTTGTACGCGTTAGTAAATTatcgataattatatttattaatttattattgaccaGTGATGGATATAATTTGAATACTGATGAAGCTGTAGTCTTCAAGGACCCATTCAAGAGGCCAAGAGAACACGGCAGTTACTTTGGATACTCGGTCGCGTTGTTCAGTGATGGGTACATTGAAAATTCGGCGGTAATTGTCGGCGCACCGAGAGCTAACGTGTCTTCAATGCATGAAAAAGAACCTGGTAGTGTTTTTAAGTGCACCCTTGACGGAAGATGTAGAGAGTGGATGCTGGAGAACAGTAGGAATGGTGGAGTTCCTGGAATATATGGCCATCAAATAAGAGATTATTCTTGGCTTGGTGCCAGTATTTCGGTGGAAAATAGCACGCGTCCTAGAGTTGTG GTATGTGCGCCAggatggaaaataaaattagccACAGAAGTTTTTATGAACGGACTGTGTTATTATTCGCTGATAGACAGTCCAGAATCGTTTGACCGGGGCAGCGATAGATGGATCATGCCCCTGACAGACCATTATTTACAAACACAGAAAACCAAGACCGGCCAGGTCGTCTATCGCTATGGTATGGGACAGTTGGGAATGTCTGTTCATGATTTTAATCAGAATGGGCATTGGAATATTATGCTGGGCAGTCCTGGAGCTTTCCACTGGTTAGGAACACCAGTTCTGGTTTCTGAAGCTGTACCTGGAGCGTTACTGCAATCTGTTGTCCCCGATTACGACAATTTGGATTATGGAtattttg gATACAGTGTAACTTCCGGTTATTATTTTGGGCAATCTAAGAGATATTTTGCGGCCGGCGCACCACGATCTGATGATACGAAAGGACGggtatttatatttctttacGGGGgtgataaaagaaatttaattttcaaaaatactttaaGTGGAACCCAGCTTGGGGAATATTTTGGATCAGCCTTGACGTCTTGTGATATTGACAATAATGGTGATGATGAATTAATTGTCGGCGCCCCACTGTGGACTAAAACTGGTGATGAAGGAcgcgtttatatttttaccaaCAAATACaac acgTACATGGAACTATCATCATGGATTGATGGAAAAGTTGAAGACGCGCGGTTCGGATTATCAGTGATGTGTCTAGGAGATATTGATAACGATGGATATAAAGATATTGCTGTCGGAGCTCCTTATGAAAACGATCATGGAGCTGTGTACATTTTCAACGGCCAGCAGCAAGGACTGTCAAAGACCTGGAGTCAGAAAATAACTGGAGATCAATTTCCTGATCAACTTCAAGGCTTCGGTTTTTCTATTTCTGAGCCCAGAGATGTTGATGCCAATGGATACCCAGATTTTGCCGTCGGTGCATTTAAATCTAGCCACGCTGTTTTGTTCCGCGCACGTTCTGTCATAAATCTTAACATTGAAGTCACTTACGATGATGACAATAAACTTCAAAGTGACACtaagtcattttttattagagTCTGCTGCTTTTACGAGGGCGTCTACGCACCTGAATTTATAA aaaccATTAGACGACTGACTGTTGATCCAACGGAAGGACGCGCATATTTAACAACGACACAGAAAACAAATGGGTCATATAACTCTTTTGATAAATTACCTCGCGGAGAAATTGTCTGCGAAAGATTTCATATATTACTGatg CATCATCTGAAAAATGTACTGGACCCGATAGAGATAACAGCTTCAGTATCTCTAGAGCCACCTCAGTACGATCACCAAAATccattaacacaaaaaaatttttgttacaattGTCCAGTGATTAATGAATTACGCTCGAAGACTGAAGATATCCTCAACCTTCCGTTTGCTGTTGACTGCGGTCCTGATAATATTTGCTATTCAAACATCACTCTAGACGTAACCACAAATCTTGCTGATAATAGATACATTATAGGAACacaaaaaacgataaatattTCGATAAATGCTATTAACTTTGGTGAAAAAGCTTACCAGGcacaagttaatttaattttaccatCATTTATAACTTTAGCTAGTGTTCCTCTCAATTGTATTGAAAACACCCATGATATGGGTGAAATAGTAACTTGTGATATTGGAAATCCGCTCAAGGACAAG CAACTGGTTTTGTTAGAAATAGATGTGAGTCAAGTAAATAGTGATAAAAAACAAacagatttattaataaatgtaattacacaaagtgaaaatataaataaggaTAACAGTTctgtaagtttaaaaattttctttgatgTCGATGTTGATATTGCAGTAGCTGG AAAAGCACAAGAAGActtgtattcattttttaatggcACAGAAAGTACGTCGGATATCATCAGATTTGAACACGTTTATGAAGTTCGTAAATTTGGAGCCACGTCTATCGAACAATCGGTACTTAAAGTTTTAATACCGACCCATTTAAtaatagatgaaaaaaatactctTGAGATAGCGACAATTAATCGAACAGAATTATCGTTACCCAAAACAATGATAAATACATACAATTCCTTTTGTTCTGAAGGAATTGTCGAAAATAGAACTGGCCTTGGCAACAATAATTCTATTGAAAACGTTATTACGAAAGATAATCTTTTGAATATTCTTACGGAAGATCGTACATTTTACATAAACTGTTCAAATCCTTCAATCATCTGTACTAGTTTTTATTGTGTGCTGCAAACACCATTAAATTCATCAACAATTGCAGAAGTTACATTTACACTagacttgaaattaaaaaacttcgatg GAAACATATTGGACGGAAAagatgttatttattttgtatctaACGGGCATGCTAATATAACATTACCGGCggatattattcaaataaatgatgataaatcaGACTATGTTGGAATAGGCACAACTTTTGTTGGTTCACCGATAGCTAAACCCGTTGCTGTTTGGATAATTGCCCTGTCTGTTGTTCTCGGTATAATTTTGCTCATTATTCTGACTATTATTTTAGTAAGAGTTGGCTTcttcaatagaaaaaaaaaagaagagttGGAAGCGTTAAAAGCTGATGAT agacCGGAACCGAGTTTGGAAGTCAATTCGTCAATGGAAGTCCTcgatgtaaattaa
- the LOC130675726 gene encoding nucleoside-triphosphatase THEP1, protein MDSRATQRITRILLTGPPGIGKTTVCKKISDLIERYKFNYDGFYTEEMRSSCKMRIGFDVVPLKNVDQRSCLARIESALEGRKPSKIKVGNYQVFVDEFEAVALPRLQSKSDILMIDEIGKMELFSKRFIDCIDNLFFKDPLKKNFVVATIPAKDRVPQRHRSLFDKLHQINDCKIYEVTRENRDKLPEEIMDAIKIIMDVK, encoded by the exons ATGGATTCTCGCGCCACTCAACGGATAACTCGAATACTTTTAACTGGTCCACCag gTATTGGCAAGACGAcagtatgtaaaaaaataagtgatttaattgaaagatataaatttaattatgatggATTTTATACTGAAGAAATGAGATCGTCTTGTAAGATGAGGATTGGGTTCGATGTCGTGCCACTAAAAAATGTCGATCAGCGAAGTTGTCTAGCACGAATtga atctgcTTTGGAAGGAAGGAAACCctcgaaaataaaagttgGGAATTATCAAGTTTTTGTTGATGAATTTGAAGCCGTTGCACTGCCAAGACTACAATCAAAATca gaTATTTTGATGATTGATGAAATTGGAAAGATGGAATTATTTAGCAAGCGATTCATTGATTGTattgacaatttattttttaaagacccgttgaaaaaaaattttgtcgtcgCTACGATTCCAGCGAAAGATCGCGTTCCTCAGCGACATCGtagtttatttgataaattacatCAGATAAATGATTGCAAAATTTATGAAGTAACCAGGGAAAATCGTGATAAATTACCCGAAGAAATTATGGATgctatcaaaataataatggatGTAAAGTAA
- the LOC130675721 gene encoding DDB1- and CUL4-associated factor 5 gives MARPCDRNPLNCLLSRQIEDRVDYCKQLVNARLSRSDNLYRKDLMSHYGCVNAIEFSKEGHLLVSGGDDRRVLLWKVDQAIQGLGEPMAMKAQHNSNIFCLGYDSSNSKIFSAGNDDQVIVHDLKTGDPLEFFLHEKPVYGLSIHPEDDNIFSSACDDGRVLVFDIRNPSSSESLCLAQYKTPFHSVMFNPVEPKQLATANAEEGVSMWDIRKPLKPLLRYGAEGPSQSCMNVCFNSAGTRLLALKRRLPPVLYAVDSAKLLCHFDQPGYYNSCTMKSCCFAGDDESYILSGSDDFNLYMWKIPKDDSSWVKSAHMILRGHRSIVNHVRYNPRHCILASSGVEKIIKVWSPFSLGNGCLGGLTRLGGKLERQRKVYTHDDYIKLVVQNNGEFMSHDYTNQSTCEDPRMMAFFDSLVQREIEGWSSDAASGQRDPSDSENASTVPPEYSATDSDDSIASDTQLMRSVIGAKRNPRHRSRGGVAPERPFESPNRITRLIGSCREKLMKLAALESGSMTCSLNNPSTIAEDSDSDEKTGGDKGKYSRCKLKSKTRVKGTKRKQIRTSTRNKVRRKCTVLKILSDSESDVECAKKIKPRSKELRSNGNNNVNNNNNSSNNNNSAVDTAQPSTSTGVSSRGSRYSVRTIPVDSDFGESNHSSGSSDDDDDDNDIPMKRRCLKADKEKSTSKGYRRKPERCKQSQSRANRDKNNINNNNNKNNNNNVSLNNNVNNGSNSNTQTEESITPIKVNRKIPPPTPDSGVASSGSVSTTEKCNSTPETSFNGAENSDQERISARLECFKKKVDVARKGYRKRSTP, from the exons aTGGCTCGTCCTTGCGATCGCAATCCTCTTAATTGCCTCTTGTCTCGTCAAATTGAGGATCGCGTTGATTATTGCAAGCAACTTGTCAACGCAAGATTATCTCgttctgataatttatatcgAAAAGATTTAATGTCGCATTACGGTTGTGTCAACGCTATTGAGTTCTCTAAGGAGGGACATCTTCTTGTCTCAG GGGGAGATGACAGAAGAGTTCTTTTATGGAAAGTTGATCAAGCAATTCAAGGCTTAGGTGAACCTATGGCCATGAAAGCCCAACataatagtaatattttttgccTTGGATACGATAGCAGcaattctaaaatattttcagcTGGTAATGATGATCAAGTGATTGTTCATGATCTTAAAAC TGGAGACCCGTTGGAATTTTTCCTTCATGAGAAACCAGTGTACGGATTGTCAATTCATCCAGAAgatgataatatattttctAGTGCCTGCGACGACGGAAGAGTTTTAGTCTTTGACATAAGGAATCCCAGTAGCTCTGAGTCGCTGTGTTTGGCACAATACAAAACTCCATTTCATTCCGTGATGTTCAATCCAGTGGAGCCGAAACAACTTGCTACTGCAAACGCTGAGGAAGGTGTCAGCATGTGGGACATCAGAAAGCCTCTCAA GCCTTTGCTACGATATGGAGCTGAAGGTCCATCTCAAAGCTGCATGAATGTCTGTTTCAATTCAGCTGGCACACGATTGTTGGCATTAAAACGCAGATTACCACCTGTGCTGTATGCTGTTGATTCGGCGAAGCTACTGTGTCACTTTGATCAACCGGGTTATTACAATAGCTGCACAATGAAGTCTTGTTGCTTTGCCGGAGATGATGAATCATACATTCTTTCAG GCTCCGATGACTTCAATCTCTACATGTGGAAAATTCCTAAAGACGACAGCAGTTGGGTTAAATCAGCGCATATGATTTTACGTGGTCATCGTTCGATTGTCAATCACGTAAGATACAATCCAAGACATTGTATTCTAGCTTCGTCaggagttgaaaaaataatcaaagtcTGGAGTCCATTTAGTCTTGGAAATGGATGCTTGGGCGGTCTAACT agACTTGGTGGAAAGCTAGAAAGACAACGTAAAGTTTACACACATGATGACTACATAAAATTAGTAGTACAAAACAATGGTGAATTTATGAGCCATGATTACACCAATCAGTCAACTTGTGAGGATCCACGAATGATGGCTTTTTTCGACTCACTCGTACAACGTGAAATTGAAGGCTGGAGTTCAGATGCTGCATCTGGTCAACGTGATCCGAGTGACTCTGAAAATGCGTCGACTGTCCCTCCGGAATATAGTGCCACTGATTCTGATG aCTCAATAGCATCTGATACGCAATTAATGAGAAGTGTAATAGGAGCAAAAAGAAATCCACGACACAGATCTCGTGGTGGTGTTGCACCGGAGAGACCATTTGAATCTCCAAATCGTATTACACGTTTAATTGGCAGTTGTcgtgaaaaattaatgaaactaGCGGCATTAGAAAGTGGCTCAATGACATGTAGTTTAAATAATCCATCAACAATAGCTGAGGATTCGGATTCAGATGAAAAGACTGGTGGAGACAAAGGAAAATACAGTAgatgtaaattaaaatctaaGACACGTGTCAAGGGTACAAAACGAAAACAAATACGTACGTCAACGAGAAATAAAGTCCGTAGAAAATGCactgttttaaaaatacttagtgATTCTGAAAGTGATGTAGAGtgcgctaaaaaaattaaacctcGCTCTAAAGAATTGAGAAGTAatggtaataataatgttaataataataacaatagtagtaataataataactcggCTGTTGATACAGCCCAACCAAGTACAAGTACCGGAGTAAGTTCACGTGGTTCGCGTTATTCTGTCAGGACAATACCAGTCGACAGTGATTTTGGTGAATCTAATCACTCTAGTGGTAGTtctgatgacgatgatgatgataatgatattCCAATGAAACGTCGATGCTTGAAAGCTGACAAAGAAAAATCAACAAGTAAAGGGTACAGACGTAAGCCCGAAAGATGTAAACAATCTCAGAGTAGAGCCAAtcgtgataaaaataatattaataataataataataaaaataataataataatgtgagtttaaataataatgttaataatgGTAGTAATAGTAACACACAAACTGAAGAATCGATAACACCGATAAAAGTTAATCGGAAAATCCCACCGCCAACTCCCGACAGCGGAGTCGCATCATCTGGCAGCGTATCAACAACCGAAAAATGTAATTCCACTCCAGAGACGTCATTCAACGGAGCTGAAAATTCTGACCAGGAGAGAATCTCCGCACGTCTCGAGTGTTTCAAGAAGAAAGTTGACGTTGCTCGTAAAGGATATCGCAAAAGATCAACCCCCTAA
- the LOC130675720 gene encoding integrin alpha-4-like isoform X2 — protein sequence MPVTKNQLVRVSKLSIIIFINLLLTSDGYNLNTDEAVVFKDPFKRPREHGSYFGYSVALFSDGYIENSAVIVGAPRANVSSMHEKEPGSVFKCTLDGRCREWMLENSRNGGVPGIYGHQIRDYSWLGASISVENSTRPRVVVCAPGWKIKLATEVFMNGLCYYSLIDSPESFDRGSDRWIMPLTDHYLQTQKTKTGQVVYRYGMGQLGMSVHDFNQNGHWNIMLGSPGAFHWLGTPVLVSEAVPGALLQSVVPDYDNLDYGYFGYSVTSGYYFGQSKRYFAAGAPRSDDTKGRVFIFLYGGDKRNLIFKNTLSGTQLGEYFGSALTSCDIDNNGDDELIVGAPLWTKTGDEGRVYIFTNKYNTYMELSSWIDGKVEDARFGLSVMCLGDIDNDGYKDIAVGAPYENDHGAVYIFNGQQQGLSKTWSQKITGDQFPDQLQGFGFSISEPRDVDANGYPDFAVGAFKSSHAVLFRARSVINLNIEVTYDDDNKLQSDTKSFFIRVCCFYEGVYAPEFIKTIRRLTVDPTEGRAYLTTTQKTNGSYNSFDKLPRGEIVCERFHILLMHHLKNVLDPIEITASVSLEPPQYDHQNPLTQKNFCYNCPVINELRSKTEDILNLPFAVDCGPDNICYSNITLDVTTNLADNRYIIGTQKTINISINAINFGEKAYQAQVNLILPSFITLASVPLNCIENTHDMGEIVTCDIGNPLKDKQLVLLEIDVSQVNSDKKQTDLLINVITQSENINKDNSSVSLKIFFDVDVDIAVAGKAQEDLYSFFNGTESTSDIIRFEHVYEVRKFGATSIEQSVLKVLIPTHLIIDEKNTLEIATINRTELSLPKTMINTYNSFCSEGIVENRTGLGNNNSIENVITKDNLLNILTEDRTFYINCSNPSIICTSFYCVLQTPLNSSTIAEVTFTLDLKLKNFDGNILDGKDVIYFVSNGHANITLPADIIQINDDKSDYVGIGTTFVGSPIAKPVAVWIIALSVVLGIILLIILTIILVRVGFFNRKKKEELEALKADDVRET from the exons ATGCCAGTCACTAAAAATCAACTTGTACGCGTTAGTAAATTatcgataattatatttattaatttattattgaccaGTGATGGATATAATTTGAATACTGATGAAGCTGTAGTCTTCAAGGACCCATTCAAGAGGCCAAGAGAACACGGCAGTTACTTTGGATACTCGGTCGCGTTGTTCAGTGATGGGTACATTGAAAATTCGGCGGTAATTGTCGGCGCACCGAGAGCTAACGTGTCTTCAATGCATGAAAAAGAACCTGGTAGTGTTTTTAAGTGCACCCTTGACGGAAGATGTAGAGAGTGGATGCTGGAGAACAGTAGGAATGGTGGAGTTCCTGGAATATATGGCCATCAAATAAGAGATTATTCTTGGCTTGGTGCCAGTATTTCGGTGGAAAATAGCACGCGTCCTAGAGTTGTG GTATGTGCGCCAggatggaaaataaaattagccACAGAAGTTTTTATGAACGGACTGTGTTATTATTCGCTGATAGACAGTCCAGAATCGTTTGACCGGGGCAGCGATAGATGGATCATGCCCCTGACAGACCATTATTTACAAACACAGAAAACCAAGACCGGCCAGGTCGTCTATCGCTATGGTATGGGACAGTTGGGAATGTCTGTTCATGATTTTAATCAGAATGGGCATTGGAATATTATGCTGGGCAGTCCTGGAGCTTTCCACTGGTTAGGAACACCAGTTCTGGTTTCTGAAGCTGTACCTGGAGCGTTACTGCAATCTGTTGTCCCCGATTACGACAATTTGGATTATGGAtattttg gATACAGTGTAACTTCCGGTTATTATTTTGGGCAATCTAAGAGATATTTTGCGGCCGGCGCACCACGATCTGATGATACGAAAGGACGggtatttatatttctttacGGGGgtgataaaagaaatttaattttcaaaaatactttaaGTGGAACCCAGCTTGGGGAATATTTTGGATCAGCCTTGACGTCTTGTGATATTGACAATAATGGTGATGATGAATTAATTGTCGGCGCCCCACTGTGGACTAAAACTGGTGATGAAGGAcgcgtttatatttttaccaaCAAATACaac acgTACATGGAACTATCATCATGGATTGATGGAAAAGTTGAAGACGCGCGGTTCGGATTATCAGTGATGTGTCTAGGAGATATTGATAACGATGGATATAAAGATATTGCTGTCGGAGCTCCTTATGAAAACGATCATGGAGCTGTGTACATTTTCAACGGCCAGCAGCAAGGACTGTCAAAGACCTGGAGTCAGAAAATAACTGGAGATCAATTTCCTGATCAACTTCAAGGCTTCGGTTTTTCTATTTCTGAGCCCAGAGATGTTGATGCCAATGGATACCCAGATTTTGCCGTCGGTGCATTTAAATCTAGCCACGCTGTTTTGTTCCGCGCACGTTCTGTCATAAATCTTAACATTGAAGTCACTTACGATGATGACAATAAACTTCAAAGTGACACtaagtcattttttattagagTCTGCTGCTTTTACGAGGGCGTCTACGCACCTGAATTTATAA aaaccATTAGACGACTGACTGTTGATCCAACGGAAGGACGCGCATATTTAACAACGACACAGAAAACAAATGGGTCATATAACTCTTTTGATAAATTACCTCGCGGAGAAATTGTCTGCGAAAGATTTCATATATTACTGatg CATCATCTGAAAAATGTACTGGACCCGATAGAGATAACAGCTTCAGTATCTCTAGAGCCACCTCAGTACGATCACCAAAATccattaacacaaaaaaatttttgttacaattGTCCAGTGATTAATGAATTACGCTCGAAGACTGAAGATATCCTCAACCTTCCGTTTGCTGTTGACTGCGGTCCTGATAATATTTGCTATTCAAACATCACTCTAGACGTAACCACAAATCTTGCTGATAATAGATACATTATAGGAACacaaaaaacgataaatattTCGATAAATGCTATTAACTTTGGTGAAAAAGCTTACCAGGcacaagttaatttaattttaccatCATTTATAACTTTAGCTAGTGTTCCTCTCAATTGTATTGAAAACACCCATGATATGGGTGAAATAGTAACTTGTGATATTGGAAATCCGCTCAAGGACAAG CAACTGGTTTTGTTAGAAATAGATGTGAGTCAAGTAAATAGTGATAAAAAACAAacagatttattaataaatgtaattacacaaagtgaaaatataaataaggaTAACAGTTctgtaagtttaaaaattttctttgatgTCGATGTTGATATTGCAGTAGCTGG AAAAGCACAAGAAGActtgtattcattttttaatggcACAGAAAGTACGTCGGATATCATCAGATTTGAACACGTTTATGAAGTTCGTAAATTTGGAGCCACGTCTATCGAACAATCGGTACTTAAAGTTTTAATACCGACCCATTTAAtaatagatgaaaaaaatactctTGAGATAGCGACAATTAATCGAACAGAATTATCGTTACCCAAAACAATGATAAATACATACAATTCCTTTTGTTCTGAAGGAATTGTCGAAAATAGAACTGGCCTTGGCAACAATAATTCTATTGAAAACGTTATTACGAAAGATAATCTTTTGAATATTCTTACGGAAGATCGTACATTTTACATAAACTGTTCAAATCCTTCAATCATCTGTACTAGTTTTTATTGTGTGCTGCAAACACCATTAAATTCATCAACAATTGCAGAAGTTACATTTACACTagacttgaaattaaaaaacttcgatg GAAACATATTGGACGGAAAagatgttatttattttgtatctaACGGGCATGCTAATATAACATTACCGGCggatattattcaaataaatgatgataaatcaGACTATGTTGGAATAGGCACAACTTTTGTTGGTTCACCGATAGCTAAACCCGTTGCTGTTTGGATAATTGCCCTGTCTGTTGTTCTCGGTATAATTTTGCTCATTATTCTGACTATTATTTTAGTAAGAGTTGGCTTcttcaatagaaaaaaaaaagaagagttGGAAGCGTTAAAAGCTGATGATGTTCGTGAGACTTGA
- the LOC130675724 gene encoding pro-resilin-like, with the protein MASPILNPEIPYVGEVSGGLSPGKMLKVHGSTSPDAVRFAINYQLGPNINPRDDIALHLSPRFQDGFITRNHINSMSWGPEENSGSMWIQPGQEFEIIILCEPLQYKIAINGRHFTQFAHRLPYQKVTHLVIDGDVEIKSIHFESIGAPPSARVASAPDVPAPDFGAPGPGGLYPSLKPDAPPSGGYGHPGGYGPPPDAYGGSGGYNPPRAYGYQPGYGQPEEEEEAFGGCLDKVGLAVGGLIAAGGVAAAMHAYNKKKHEHDEPEHEKSDSSKTESEGSGLNLGALGAALASSLAANALQGDMGRGQHQGYPAQESGGGGMLGSLLGALGGGGHHQPAAPPPLPVDPMGGFGSILSGVLGGGGGHQQPSGGYQPTGGYGSQNQGSGDLLSALGSSLFSSALDGLSKHKSQDNHPSQPPPPAYHQSYGPRNDPPSPQPPRRAPTSPPASGGKLSAAEISKGLGLSDDEE; encoded by the exons ATGGCATCGCCAATATTAAATCCG GAAATTCCTTATGTCGGTGAAGTGTCCGGCGGTTTATCACCAGGCAAGATGTTGAAAGTTCATGGATCAACATCCCCAGACGCTGTGCGATTCGCAATAAACTATCAGTTGGGCCCAAATATAAATCCACGTGATGACATTGCCCTCCACTTGTCACCACGATTCCAAGATGGTTTCATTACAAGGAACCACATAAACTCAATGTCCTGGGGACCTGAAGAAAACAGCGGGTCTATGTGGATACAACCTGGTCAGGAATTCGAGATAATTATCCTCTGTGAGCCACTGCAGTATAAAATAGCCATCAATGGCAGACATTTTACTCAATTTGCTCACCGATTACCTTATCAGAAAGTAACACATCTTGTAATTGATGGTgatgttgaaataaaatcaattcatTTTGAATCTATCGGTGCCCCACCTTCAGCTAGAGTTGCTTCTGCGCCTGATGTACCTGCTCCTGATTTTGGAGCACCTG gaCCAGGAGGATTGTATCCTAGTTTGAAACCAGATGCGCCACCATCGGGTGGCTACGGCCATCCTGGTGGTTATGGACCACCTCCAGATGCTTATGGTGGTTCAGGAGGTTACAATCCACCTAGAGCATACGGTTATCAGCCGGGTTACGGACAACccgaagaagaagaagaagcatTTGGTGGCTGTCTAGACAAAGTTGGATTAGCTGTCGGTGGATTAATTGCTGCTGGAGGTGTTGCTGCTGCTATGCACGCTTACAAT aaAAAGAAGCACGAGCACGATGAGCCGGAGCATGAAAAATCCGATTCCTCAAAAACTGAAAGTGAAGGCAGTGGATTGAATTTGGGTGCTCTAGGTGCCGCGTTAGCTAGTAGTCTTGCTGCTAATGCTCTTCAAGGTGACATGGGCCGTGGACAGCATCAAGGATATCCTGCACAAGAGAGTGGAGGCGGTGGGATGCTTGGATCTCTTCTCGGCGCACTTG GCGGAGGAGGTCATCATCAGCCAGCAGCACCTCCACCCCTACCAGTTGATCCAATGGGAGGATTTGGATCCATTCTCAGCGGTGTCCTTGGGGGTGGTGGTGGACATCAACAGCCTTCAGGAGGATATCAACCTACCGGAGGTTACGGTTCCCAGAATCAAGGATCAGGAGATTTATTAAGTGCTCTCGGGTCGTCTTTATTCAGCTCAGCTCTAGACGGTCTCTCTAAGCAC aaGTCACAAGATAATCATCCGTCACAACCACCGCCGCCGGCATATCATCAGAGCTACGGTCCTCGGAATGATCCGCCTTCACCACAGCCGCCTCGACGCGCTCCTACATCACCGCCTGCATCAGGTGGGAAATTATCTGCCGCTGAAATTTCCAAAGGACTTGGACTCAGTGACGatgaagaataa